From the genome of Wolbachia endosymbiont (group B) of Parapoynx stratiotata, one region includes:
- a CDS encoding iron-sulfur cluster co-chaperone HscB C-terminal domain-containing protein: MSSNHFTLFGIEPAFNISFDELEKKYIELSKTDINERESKNMESINKAYQVLKSPLKRAEHLLDLFDVQSKKEHLDPEILNESMEIREYFLDCDDLQFASRMIDEKVKDCTKNLINAFATKNFDEAATQVFRLRYLYKSFEEMKENAASSNF, translated from the coding sequence ATGTCTAGCAACCATTTCACATTATTTGGAATTGAACCGGCTTTTAACATCAGCTTTGATGAGCTGGAGAAAAAATATATTGAGCTAAGCAAAACTGATATAAATGAAAGAGAGTCCAAAAATATGGAAAGTATCAACAAAGCTTATCAGGTACTGAAGTCACCGCTAAAGCGTGCCGAACATTTGTTGGATCTTTTTGACGTACAAAGCAAAAAAGAGCATCTTGATCCTGAAATATTAAATGAATCAATGGAAATAAGAGAATACTTTCTAGACTGCGATGATTTACAATTTGCAAGTAGGATGATTGATGAAAAGGTAAAAGATTGTACTAAAAACCTAATTAATGCTTTTGCTACAAAAAATTTTGATGAAGCTGCTACGCAAGTTTTTAGATTGAGATATTTATATAAGTCATTTGAGGAGATGAAGGAAAATGCGGCCAGTTCAAATTTCTGA
- a CDS encoding HesB/IscA family protein yields the protein MSEFQGVNSVKKPITLTANAVERVRFLLDKKKHANLEEAIGIRVLIKQKGCSGLKYDIEYAYDVRPLESVIEESCSDDQKVKVLIDPKSIMFILGSEMDYVEEKFSSGFIFKNPNEKGKCGCGESFHV from the coding sequence ATGAGTGAATTTCAAGGAGTAAATTCTGTTAAAAAACCTATCACTCTAACTGCAAATGCAGTAGAGAGGGTAAGGTTTTTATTGGACAAAAAGAAGCATGCTAACCTTGAAGAAGCAATAGGAATAAGAGTTCTAATTAAGCAAAAAGGATGCTCTGGTTTAAAATATGATATTGAATATGCATATGATGTTCGTCCTTTGGAGTCGGTAATTGAAGAAAGCTGCAGTGATGATCAAAAAGTCAAGGTGCTGATCGATCCAAAATCTATCATGTTTATCCTTGGCTCTGAAATGGATTATGTAGAGGAAAAATTCTCATCAGGTTTTATTTTCAAAAATCCTAATGAGAAAGGAAAATGTGGTTGTGGAGAGAGTTTTCATGTCTAG
- a CDS encoding type IV secretory system conjugative DNA transfer family protein: MSNGNHLRNILIGGVVSFSILEFCFYLSGILFYLFVDGPDGVDFRAINPSLTPFPQALWPTIFDHIQYCWHHPELYSFELKIKLVVSSLLPQIVLMIILWNVRERLIEWRPFKKKESLHGDSQWASEKDIRKAGLRSKKGLLLGKDKRGYFIADGFQHALLFAPTGSGKGVGFVIPNLLFWNDSVIVHDIKLENYEITSGWRERQGQKVYVWNPAQPDGVSHCYNPLEWISEKPGQMVDDVQKIANLIMPEQDFWQNEARSLFVGVVLYLLAAPEKVKSFGEVVRTMRSDDVVYNLAVVLDTMGKIIHPVAYMNIAAFLQKADKERSGVVSTMNSSLELWANPLIDTATASSDFNILDFKRKKTTVYVGLTPDNLTRLRPLMQVFYQQATEFLCRKLPSDDEPYGVLFLMDEFPTLGKMEQFQTGIAYFRGYRVRLFLIVQDTEQLKGIYEEAGMNSFLSNSTYRITFAANNIETANLISQLIGNKTVQQESLNKPKFLDLNPASRSLHISETQRALLLPQEIIMLPRDDQIILIESTYPIKSKKILYYSDSTFTRRLIKPTRVPTQEPYDPNKVFSAANKDKISNEEESNAIEDADYPVEAKTEDAVYDEPEIEDGFEDEDIDDKFEGGDGFDDEEDDDGFDDEDSKDEFDDDDEFEDEDKLDGNKIEDRG; the protein is encoded by the coding sequence ATGAGTAATGGAAATCACCTACGCAATATTCTCATAGGAGGTGTAGTATCTTTTAGCATACTTGAATTTTGCTTCTATTTGTCTGGTATATTATTCTACCTGTTTGTTGACGGTCCAGATGGTGTAGATTTTAGAGCAATTAATCCTAGCTTGACACCTTTTCCTCAAGCTCTCTGGCCGACAATTTTTGATCATATACAATATTGTTGGCATCATCCAGAGCTATATAGCTTTGAGCTCAAAATTAAATTAGTTGTATCTTCTCTACTGCCTCAAATTGTTTTGATGATTATTTTGTGGAATGTGAGAGAAAGACTAATTGAGTGGCGGCCATTTAAAAAGAAAGAATCACTTCATGGAGATTCACAGTGGGCATCAGAGAAAGACATACGAAAAGCGGGATTAAGAAGCAAAAAAGGTCTATTGCTTGGTAAAGATAAGAGAGGATATTTTATTGCTGATGGGTTTCAGCATGCGTTGCTCTTTGCACCTACAGGCTCTGGTAAAGGTGTTGGTTTTGTAATTCCTAATTTGTTATTTTGGAATGATTCGGTAATTGTGCATGATATAAAATTAGAAAACTATGAAATAACAAGTGGTTGGCGAGAGCGACAAGGACAAAAAGTATATGTATGGAACCCAGCGCAGCCAGATGGGGTAAGCCATTGTTATAATCCACTGGAATGGATTAGTGAAAAACCTGGACAGATGGTTGACGATGTGCAAAAAATAGCTAACCTAATCATGCCTGAACAAGATTTTTGGCAAAACGAAGCAAGAAGCTTATTTGTTGGGGTGGTACTATATTTACTTGCTGCACCAGAGAAAGTTAAATCTTTTGGTGAGGTTGTGCGTACGATGCGTAGCGATGACGTAGTTTACAATCTTGCTGTAGTTTTGGACACAATGGGTAAAATAATACATCCGGTAGCGTATATGAACATAGCAGCTTTTTTGCAAAAGGCTGACAAAGAAAGATCAGGTGTTGTGTCAACTATGAACTCGTCTCTTGAATTGTGGGCAAACCCATTGATCGATACTGCAACTGCATCAAGTGATTTTAATATTTTGGATTTTAAAAGGAAGAAAACTACAGTTTATGTTGGTTTAACTCCTGATAACTTAACTAGGCTCAGGCCTTTAATGCAGGTTTTTTACCAACAGGCAACTGAGTTTTTATGTAGAAAATTGCCATCGGATGACGAGCCTTACGGCGTATTATTTTTAATGGATGAGTTTCCAACACTTGGAAAAATGGAGCAATTTCAAACGGGCATCGCATACTTTCGTGGCTATCGAGTAAGGTTATTTTTAATTGTTCAAGATACTGAACAGCTTAAAGGAATATATGAAGAAGCAGGAATGAACTCCTTTTTATCAAACTCAACCTATAGAATAACTTTTGCAGCCAATAATATTGAAACGGCTAATTTGATATCTCAGCTTATAGGAAACAAAACTGTACAACAAGAATCATTAAATAAACCTAAATTTTTAGACTTGAATCCTGCATCAAGATCATTGCATATCTCTGAAACACAGAGAGCATTGCTCTTACCTCAAGAAATTATTATGCTGCCACGTGATGATCAAATAATTTTGATAGAATCGACTTATCCAATTAAGTCAAAGAAAATTTTGTACTATAGTGATAGCACATTCACAAGAAGGCTGATTAAACCAACACGTGTGCCTACACAAGAGCCATATGATCCAAACAAGGTCTTTTCTGCTGCTAACAAAGATAAGATTAGTAATGAAGAAGAGAGTAATGCTATTGAAGATGCTGATTATCCTGTTGAAGCTAAAACTGAAGATGCAGTATACGATGAGCCAGAGATTGAAGATGGATTTGAAGACGAGGATATTGATGATAAATTTGAAGGTGGTGATGGTTTTGATGATGAGGAAGACGATGATGGGTTTGATGATGAAGACAGTAAGGATGAATTTGACGATGATGATGAATTTGAAGATGAGGACAAACTAGACGGCAATAAAATCGAGGATAGAGGTTAA
- a CDS encoding P44/Msp2 family outer membrane protein — MMSKKTLAVTALALLLSQQSFASETEGFYFGTRYYGQYLNFGKLKAKIGSKDATDANKVSVNDRGAQSTEGQLLNKYEGDYNPPFAANVALGYTGELGNNSYRAELEGMYSSVKVDNVGLTSGQMTISYTEGGNQYGSIINHDKIENISVMANVYHHWKSESFSFSPYVGIGVGATRMTMFEKSSIRPAGQLKAGFDYHINEDVNMHIGYRGFGVIGSSEYKPETLKLDAKTNKMAQQTGDNKMTTTIQNGFFHTHGIEAGLTFHFASKA, encoded by the coding sequence ATGATGAGTAAAAAAACATTAGCAGTTACAGCACTTGCTTTATTGTTGTCACAACAATCTTTTGCAAGTGAAACGGAAGGATTTTACTTTGGTACTAGATATTACGGTCAATATTTGAACTTTGGTAAGTTGAAAGCAAAAATTGGAAGTAAAGATGCTACAGATGCCAATAAGGTATCTGTAAATGACAGGGGTGCTCAGAGTACAGAAGGTCAGCTACTAAACAAGTATGAAGGAGATTATAATCCACCTTTTGCTGCAAATGTAGCACTTGGTTATACAGGGGAATTAGGTAATAATAGCTATAGAGCTGAATTAGAAGGAATGTATTCTTCCGTGAAAGTGGATAATGTTGGTTTAACAAGCGGCCAGATGACAATATCGTACACAGAAGGCGGCAATCAATATGGATCAATTATTAACCATGACAAAATTGAGAACATATCTGTAATGGCAAATGTTTATCATCATTGGAAAAGTGAGAGTTTCTCTTTTTCTCCTTATGTTGGTATTGGAGTTGGTGCAACAAGAATGACAATGTTTGAAAAATCGTCAATAAGACCTGCAGGTCAATTAAAGGCTGGCTTTGATTATCATATAAATGAAGATGTAAATATGCATATCGGATATAGAGGTTTTGGTGTTATTGGTAGCAGTGAATACAAACCGGAAACTTTAAAGTTGGATGCTAAAACAAACAAAATGGCTCAACAAACAGGTGATAATAAAATGACTACTACCATACAGAATGGCTTTTTTCACACACACGGTATAGAAGCTGGTCTTACTTTTCATTTTGCAAGCAAAGCTTAA
- a CDS encoding MFS transporter has translation MYNQQTRVLIATILCRIAIWYDHMLFIDLVNIISREFCYAKDIYYSILQLFGIAGMGAMVRPLGASVFGHIGDRYGRRMALTIAILLISIPSSLVAFIPSYSKIGITSTMLLLTIHLIQGVALGAEQGGSSVYLIEHLPNKKKLGMFFGIISFGRSIGILLSVVAVIICKKTTDFNAWGWRLPFIFSAILGLISAYSIYTLGETPAYEKNREQRNLPNVPIIELTKRYKRALILAILISVPVNVAVGFTIFLRTIAKEIVSVETYVTTYVNEVVLIITSILMPISSIVLGILADKTGRERTAILFIVITMVICCPMLSIAYYYKSYLIIMLSVMALSIIERGINPIGIVTAELFPTNVRFSGVSLSRNISFALHGGFTPMICTWFTIMFPKIDFAAGLYVIFCLLVSLVAILQIKPQDKKCDW, from the coding sequence GTGTACAATCAACAAACAAGAGTATTGATTGCAACAATACTCTGTAGAATCGCAATATGGTATGACCATATGCTCTTTATTGATCTGGTTAATATAATTAGTAGAGAATTTTGTTATGCAAAAGATATCTACTACAGCATATTGCAATTGTTTGGAATTGCAGGAATGGGTGCAATGGTAAGACCACTTGGTGCATCTGTATTTGGTCACATTGGTGATAGGTATGGAAGGAGAATGGCGTTAACGATTGCTATCTTGCTAATATCGATTCCTTCTAGTCTCGTTGCGTTTATTCCAAGTTATAGTAAAATAGGAATAACCTCTACTATGTTGCTTCTTACAATCCATCTGATACAAGGGGTTGCACTTGGCGCTGAGCAAGGAGGTAGCTCTGTTTATCTCATAGAGCATTTACCTAATAAGAAAAAACTAGGAATGTTTTTTGGAATAATAAGTTTTGGTCGCTCCATTGGCATATTGCTCTCTGTGGTTGCAGTGATCATTTGTAAAAAAACCACTGATTTTAACGCTTGGGGTTGGAGGCTGCCGTTTATTTTTTCAGCCATTTTAGGATTAATAAGCGCATATAGTATATATACACTAGGAGAAACTCCAGCGTATGAAAAAAATCGAGAACAAAGAAATTTACCTAATGTACCAATAATAGAGCTTACAAAACGCTATAAAAGAGCCCTGATACTTGCCATTTTAATATCTGTACCTGTTAATGTTGCTGTTGGATTTACCATATTTCTTAGAACAATTGCAAAAGAAATAGTGTCTGTTGAAACTTATGTAACAACGTATGTCAACGAAGTTGTACTCATTATAACCAGTATATTAATGCCGATATCTTCAATAGTGCTTGGAATTTTAGCTGATAAAACAGGAAGAGAACGCACTGCAATCTTATTTATAGTGATAACAATGGTAATATGTTGTCCTATGTTATCTATTGCATATTACTATAAAAGCTACCTAATAATTATGTTGAGTGTGATGGCTCTTTCTATAATCGAGAGGGGTATTAATCCTATAGGGATAGTTACTGCTGAGCTTTTTCCTACTAATGTTAGATTTAGTGGTGTTAGCTTATCACGCAACATCTCTTTTGCCTTGCATGGAGGATTTACTCCTATGATATGCACTTGGTTTACTATAATGTTTCCTAAAATAGACTTTGCTGCTGGGCTTTATGTAATTTTTTGCTTATTAGTCAGCTTAGTAGCAATATTGCAAATAAAACCACAAGATAAAAAGTGTGATTGGTAA
- the topA gene encoding type I DNA topoisomerase, translating into MALLIVESPAKAKTIGKYLSKEFKVAASFGHVRDLPAKNGSVDPDNDFTMKYEIIEKAEKYVKELVKEASKTSDIYLATDPDREGEAIAWNVIEALKERKAINDESNIHRVVFNEITKRAVQEAIKNPREINMDLVRAQQARRALDYLVGFSLSPLLWTKLSGSKSAGRVQSVALKLICERENEISKFITQEYWSIKAEMQNSKDEAFFAMLSHYENKKLEKFDIKNEEEAKNLVREIESRQYAVSTVERKQVKRNPLPPFITSSLQQDAVNKLYFNVKNVMRVAQNLYEGINIGGETVGLITYMRTDGFHIADEAINSIRGSIKSLYGDKYLPQSPRKYVKKVKNAQEAHEAIRPTDINRTPGSIKDYLTPEQFKLYDLIWKRTIASQMESAILDQVVVGISSIDQKVILRASGSSIFFDGFYKVYQDNMEAENEGLLPAMKEEEACKLISVDPKQHFTQPPPRYSEASIVKKMEEVGIGRPSTYATIISVLQDREYVSLDNKRFIPSSRGKIVTIFLETFFQRCVEYDFTAQMEERLDSISNGHADWKKELGYFWVPFFNHVNSVKQMTHDEIFSGIHDLVVNWFCSEEGKEEIGKKCPNCSDGILKLNFGKAGVFLGCSNYPACNHTKEITGSNDNSEYPKSLGIDDVTGQEVMIKKGPFGLYLEFNSESEKKKKISVPKDINVNDIDLNTATRLLSLPKIIGEHPETGKEVKIGLGRFGYYILYDGRYFSLKKSSKEVLDTQLNEAIQIIESSPRKELKSLGFNEKGKEVFICNGRYGFYIKCGKTNVALGKNADIESIDLKKALELIKNKK; encoded by the coding sequence ATGGCATTATTGATAGTTGAGTCGCCGGCAAAGGCAAAGACGATAGGTAAATATTTGAGTAAAGAATTCAAAGTGGCTGCATCCTTTGGCCACGTCAGAGATCTGCCAGCGAAAAATGGTTCTGTTGATCCTGATAATGACTTTACCATGAAGTATGAGATTATTGAAAAAGCAGAAAAGTATGTAAAAGAGTTAGTCAAGGAAGCTAGTAAAACATCAGATATATACCTTGCAACAGATCCAGACAGAGAAGGAGAAGCAATAGCTTGGAATGTGATAGAGGCACTAAAGGAAAGAAAAGCAATCAATGATGAAAGCAACATTCATAGAGTAGTCTTTAACGAAATAACAAAAAGAGCAGTGCAAGAAGCTATAAAAAATCCACGTGAAATTAATATGGACTTAGTGCGTGCACAGCAAGCACGCAGAGCTTTGGATTATCTAGTTGGATTTAGCTTGTCACCGCTGCTGTGGACAAAATTGTCGGGAAGCAAATCTGCAGGGCGAGTGCAGTCTGTTGCATTAAAGCTTATATGCGAACGAGAAAATGAAATCAGTAAGTTTATAACACAGGAGTATTGGAGCATAAAGGCAGAAATGCAAAATAGCAAAGATGAGGCTTTTTTTGCTATGCTAAGCCACTATGAAAATAAAAAGCTAGAAAAATTTGATATTAAGAATGAAGAAGAGGCAAAGAACTTAGTCAGGGAGATCGAGTCAAGGCAGTATGCTGTAAGCACAGTAGAACGCAAGCAAGTTAAGAGAAACCCGCTTCCTCCATTTATCACCTCAAGTCTTCAGCAAGATGCAGTGAATAAACTGTATTTTAATGTGAAAAATGTTATGCGAGTAGCGCAAAATTTATATGAAGGTATCAATATTGGTGGTGAAACCGTAGGGTTGATAACTTATATGCGTACAGATGGGTTTCATATTGCAGATGAGGCTATAAACTCAATCAGGGGATCAATTAAGTCATTATATGGTGATAAATATTTACCGCAGTCTCCTCGTAAATATGTAAAAAAGGTCAAAAATGCTCAAGAAGCACATGAAGCAATCCGGCCAACTGATATTAATAGAACACCGGGTAGTATTAAGGATTACTTAACGCCAGAGCAATTTAAATTGTACGATTTAATCTGGAAAAGAACCATCGCAAGTCAAATGGAATCGGCGATTCTTGATCAAGTGGTAGTTGGAATTAGTTCTATTGACCAGAAAGTGATTCTGCGAGCAAGTGGATCAAGTATATTCTTTGATGGTTTTTATAAAGTCTATCAAGATAACATGGAAGCCGAAAATGAAGGCCTGCTACCTGCCATGAAGGAAGAGGAAGCGTGCAAGTTGATTTCTGTTGATCCGAAACAGCACTTTACTCAACCGCCACCTCGTTATAGTGAAGCGAGTATAGTAAAAAAAATGGAAGAAGTCGGTATAGGTCGCCCATCAACTTATGCAACAATTATTTCGGTATTACAAGATCGTGAATATGTTTCATTGGATAACAAAAGATTTATTCCAAGCAGCCGCGGTAAGATCGTGACTATATTTTTGGAAACTTTTTTTCAGCGTTGTGTAGAGTATGACTTTACAGCACAAATGGAAGAAAGGCTTGATTCAATCTCAAATGGACATGCAGATTGGAAAAAAGAACTAGGCTATTTTTGGGTGCCATTTTTTAATCATGTAAATTCTGTTAAGCAAATGACACATGATGAGATTTTTAGTGGTATTCATGATTTGGTAGTCAATTGGTTTTGCTCAGAGGAAGGAAAGGAAGAAATAGGTAAAAAATGTCCTAATTGCTCTGATGGTATATTGAAATTAAATTTTGGAAAAGCCGGTGTGTTTCTTGGATGTTCTAACTATCCTGCATGCAATCATACAAAAGAAATTACGGGCAGTAATGACAATTCAGAATATCCAAAAAGTTTGGGTATAGATGATGTGACAGGCCAAGAGGTAATGATCAAAAAAGGTCCTTTTGGACTTTATCTGGAGTTTAATAGTGAGTCAGAAAAGAAAAAAAAGATTTCTGTACCAAAAGATATAAATGTTAATGATATTGATCTAAATACCGCCACTCGATTACTTTCCCTGCCGAAAATAATCGGAGAACACCCAGAAACTGGAAAGGAAGTAAAAATAGGTCTTGGACGATTTGGGTACTATATTCTCTATGATGGTCGATACTTTTCTCTTAAAAAAAGCTCTAAGGAGGTATTAGACACACAATTAAACGAAGCTATACAAATTATTGAGAGCAGCCCACGCAAAGAGCTAAAATCTCTTGGTTTTAATGAAAAGGGAAAAGAAGTTTTTATCTGCAACGGTAGGTACGGATTCTATATAAAATGCGGTAAAACAAACGTTGCTTTGGGCAAGAATGCAGATATTGAAAGTATAGATCTGAAGAAGGCTTTAGAGTTAATTAAGAATAAAAAGTAG
- the ftsY gene encoding signal recognition particle-docking protein FtsY: protein MSLFSNLYQGLLKTSSRFSDGVKNIFSGKKKLDQSLLDDLEELLISMDIGHKTSRLLIDKLASIKFESEVEHNVITQQLMSEIEAILNPVVQPLILNKKPHIIMVCGVNGNGKTTTIGKLAYKYKEKGKSVMLVACDTFRAAASEQLNIWAERSDCSIVTGEHGSDSASVAYRAVNQAIKDSVDVVLIDTAGRLQNNVNLMQELSKIHRTIKKLDDTAPHDVILVLDATTGQNAYSQLEAFSKMVGVTGLIVTKLDGTAKGGVVIGLAEAYKVKLHAIGIGESIEDLREFTGKEFAEALFKYD, encoded by the coding sequence TTGAGTTTATTCAGTAATCTTTATCAAGGACTATTAAAAACCTCCTCCCGTTTTAGTGATGGAGTAAAAAATATTTTTTCTGGCAAAAAAAAATTAGATCAGTCGCTTTTAGATGATCTGGAAGAGCTGCTGATCAGCATGGACATAGGTCATAAAACTTCTAGATTGCTTATTGATAAGCTCGCAAGTATCAAATTTGAATCAGAAGTTGAGCACAACGTTATCACACAGCAGTTAATGAGCGAAATAGAAGCAATATTAAACCCTGTTGTGCAGCCGCTCATTTTGAATAAAAAACCACACATAATAATGGTATGCGGAGTGAATGGTAATGGAAAAACTACAACTATAGGTAAACTTGCCTATAAATATAAGGAAAAAGGAAAATCCGTTATGCTTGTTGCGTGCGACACATTCAGAGCTGCTGCGAGTGAGCAATTAAATATTTGGGCAGAACGTTCTGATTGCTCTATTGTTACTGGAGAGCACGGTAGCGATTCTGCAAGTGTGGCATATAGAGCTGTAAATCAAGCGATCAAAGATAGCGTTGATGTTGTTTTAATTGATACAGCAGGAAGGCTACAAAACAATGTAAATCTCATGCAAGAGCTGTCAAAAATACATAGAACGATAAAGAAATTGGATGATACTGCTCCTCATGATGTTATTTTAGTTCTTGATGCAACTACTGGCCAAAATGCTTATAGCCAATTAGAGGCGTTTAGTAAAATGGTTGGTGTTACCGGGTTAATTGTAACAAAGCTAGATGGTACTGCCAAAGGTGGAGTAGTGATTGGGCTTGCAGAAGCTTATAAGGTGAAATTACACGCTATAGGAATTGGTGAAAGTATAGAAGACCTGAGGGAATTTACTGGCAAAGAGTTTGCTGAAGCGCTGTTTAAATATGATTGA
- the iscU gene encoding Fe-S cluster assembly scaffold IscU, whose protein sequence is MSYNEKILDHYENPRNVGSLDKNDPNVGTGLVGAPSCGDVMKLQIKVNDKGVIEDAKFKTFGCGSAIASSSLLTEMIKGKTIENVTKIKNTQIVEELSLPPVKIHCSVLAEDAIKAAIHDYQNKQKH, encoded by the coding sequence ATGAGTTATAATGAGAAAATTTTAGATCATTACGAAAATCCAAGGAATGTTGGCTCTTTGGACAAAAATGATCCAAATGTTGGTACTGGTTTAGTTGGTGCACCATCATGCGGAGATGTAATGAAACTGCAAATAAAGGTCAACGATAAAGGTGTTATTGAAGACGCAAAATTTAAAACTTTTGGTTGTGGTTCTGCCATTGCTTCAAGCTCTTTGTTAACAGAAATGATCAAAGGGAAAACTATTGAGAATGTAACAAAGATAAAGAACACTCAAATAGTGGAAGAATTGTCTTTGCCGCCAGTAAAGATACACTGTTCAGTACTTGCTGAGGATGCTATAAAAGCTGCTATTCATGATTATCAAAATAAACAAAAACATTGA
- the radA gene encoding DNA repair protein RadA translates to MKTAYVCQFCGHSTGRWVGRCIACDSWDTVVEEIVLKTETRSTSAPISIKALSDSEIITPDRFLTGIEELDRVFGGGIVQGASILIGGEPGIGKSTLLLRIAANVVQLSSFECLYVSGEESLEQVSLRAKRLKINEPKIKLLSTVSLTDVVATIRKNKSIKFLIIDSIQTMYDSKVTSAPGTVTQVRTCAHELTVLAKQYGVSLLIVGHITKDGQIAGPKTLEHMVDTVLYFESENSNQYRILRTIKNRFGPANEIGVFEMSKAGLMPVDNPSSLFLTVHDREVVGSAVFAGVEGSRPILMEVQALIARTNMATPRRAVVGWDINRLAMIIAVLSARCKMFLHDKEVYLNIAGGLKIQEPSADLAVAASLISSLVNLPLPISSIICGEVALSGEIRNVSHADLRLREAQKLGFKKAIMPKNGNYSSHDIEIIKLGHIKELKEIFNHN, encoded by the coding sequence ATGAAAACTGCATACGTATGTCAATTCTGCGGTCATAGCACTGGAAGGTGGGTAGGAAGGTGTATTGCATGTGACAGTTGGGATACGGTTGTCGAAGAAATAGTACTAAAAACAGAAACGAGAAGTACATCTGCACCAATTTCAATAAAAGCGTTATCAGATAGTGAAATTATTACCCCCGATCGTTTTTTAACAGGAATAGAAGAGTTAGATAGAGTTTTTGGTGGAGGTATCGTTCAAGGTGCTAGCATTTTAATTGGTGGTGAACCTGGAATTGGAAAATCTACTCTTTTGCTTAGGATTGCAGCTAATGTTGTACAACTTTCCTCTTTTGAATGTCTTTATGTATCTGGCGAGGAATCTTTAGAGCAAGTGAGCCTCAGAGCAAAGCGTCTTAAGATAAATGAACCTAAAATTAAGCTTTTATCTACAGTATCTTTAACTGATGTAGTAGCAACAATAAGGAAAAATAAAAGTATTAAGTTCTTGATAATTGATTCTATACAAACTATGTATGATAGCAAAGTCACATCAGCACCAGGAACTGTAACTCAAGTCCGTACCTGCGCTCATGAATTGACTGTTCTTGCAAAGCAATATGGTGTTTCTCTCTTAATAGTTGGTCATATAACGAAAGATGGACAAATAGCGGGACCTAAAACCCTGGAGCATATGGTAGATACAGTACTATATTTTGAGAGTGAAAATAGTAATCAATATCGCATTTTACGTACTATTAAAAATAGATTTGGCCCTGCAAATGAAATTGGTGTTTTTGAGATGTCTAAAGCAGGACTCATGCCTGTTGATAATCCATCATCATTATTCTTGACCGTACATGATAGAGAAGTAGTTGGCAGCGCCGTATTTGCAGGAGTTGAAGGCTCAAGACCAATCTTAATGGAAGTGCAAGCATTAATAGCAAGGACTAATATGGCAACTCCAAGAAGAGCAGTAGTTGGTTGGGATATTAATAGATTAGCTATGATAATCGCGGTTCTAAGTGCTCGTTGTAAAATGTTTTTGCATGATAAAGAAGTATACCTAAACATTGCGGGAGGACTCAAAATACAGGAACCATCAGCTGACCTTGCTGTTGCTGCTTCCCTTATTTCAAGTTTAGTAAATTTACCGCTGCCAATTTCTTCAATAATCTGCGGTGAGGTTGCACTTTCAGGAGAAATTAGAAATGTTTCGCATGCTGATCTCAGACTAAGGGAAGCACAAAAGTTAGGATTTAAAAAAGCGATTATGCCTAAAAATGGCAATTATTCTTCTCATGATATTGAGATAATTAAGCTTGGTCATATAAAAGAGTTAAAAGAGATCTTCAATCACAATTAA